Proteins from a single region of Felis catus isolate Fca126 chromosome B4, F.catus_Fca126_mat1.0, whole genome shotgun sequence:
- the NUDT5 gene encoding ADP-sugar pyrophosphatase isoform X5, with translation MENQEPADPSQNTKQSIISEELISEGKWVKLEKTTYMDPTGKIRTWETVKRTTRKGQSADGVAVIPVLQRTLHYECIVLVKQFRPPMGGYCLEFPAGLIDDNESPEAAALRELEEETGYKGDVAECSPAVCMDPGLTNCTTHIVTVTINGDDAENVRPKPKPGDGGTSPSSAVADVRMA, from the exons ATGGAAAACCAAGAACCCGCGGATCCTTCTCAAAATACCAAACAGTCTATTATTTCAGAGGAG TtaatttcagaaggaaaatggGTCAAGCTTGAAAAAACAACGTACATGGATCCTACTGGTAAAATaag AACGTGGGAAACGGTGAAACGTACGACCAGGAAGGGGCAGTCGGCCGATG GTGTGGCGGTCATCCCAGTGCTGCAGCGGACACTTCATTACGAGTGCATCGTTCTGGTGAAGCAGTTCCGACCGCCCATGGGAGGCTACTGCCTAGAATTCCCTGCAG GTCTCATCGATGATAACGAAAGCCCGGAAGCAGCAGCTCTTCGGGAACTTGAGGAGGAAACTGGCTACAAAGGTGATGTGGCAGAGTGCTCTCCAG CTGTATGTATGGATCCGGGCTTGACAAACTGTACCACACACATCGTGACGGTAACTATCAACGGAGATGATGCTGAAAACGTGAGGCCTAAGCCAAAGCCAG gaGATGGAGGTACGTCACCCAGCTCAGCAGTGGCTGACGTGCGTATGGCTTAG